A window of the Cicer arietinum cultivar CDC Frontier isolate Library 1 chromosome 6, Cicar.CDCFrontier_v2.0, whole genome shotgun sequence genome harbors these coding sequences:
- the LOC101505364 gene encoding uncharacterized protein, which yields MASGSSGRGNPSSKGFDFASDDILCSYEDFSNRDSNSNGNHSDSAIAPNSNKDFHKTRVARTSVFPTTAYNPPEDSLSQDVIATVEKSMKKYADNLMRFLEGISSRLSQLELYCYNLDKSIGEMRSDLNRDHGEQDSKLKSLEKHLQEVHRSVQILRDKQELAETQKELAKLQLAQKESSSTSHSQPNEDRSAPSTGDPKKTDNASDASNQQLALALPHQIPPQPQPSLPSAQAPPPNVTQTPQQSAYYMPPAPAAAQLPQNQYMPSDQQYRTPQLQDMSRVAPQQTPSQINPPTPVQQFSQYQQQPQSQQWPQQVQQSSMQPQMRPPSSTGYPPYQPSQATNPSPTETLPNSMPMQMPYSGVPQSGSSRADSMQYGYGGAGRTVPQQPPPQQIKGSFPAQPGDVYGASGTHPANAYMMYDGGEGGRTHHPPPQPPHFAQGGYPPTSASLQNPNLMVRNPSQSQFVRNHPYNELIEKLVNMGFRGDHVASVIQRMEESGQTIDFNSVLDRLNVHNSVGPQRGW from the exons ATGGCTTCTGGATCATCTGGTCGCGGTAACCCTAGTTCTAAAGGTTTCGATTTCGCTTCAGATGACATCTTATGTTCTTACGAAGATTTTTCCAACAGAGATTCCAATTCTAATGGCAATCACTCCGATTCAGCCATCGCGCCCAATTCAAACAag GATTTTCACAAAACAAGGGTAGCAAGGACATCAGTTTTTCCTACTACTGCTTATAATCCACCTGAAGATTCTTTAAGCCAAGATGTGATTGCAACTGTCGAGAAGAGTATGAAGAAGTATGCTGACAACCTCATGCGATTTCTTGAGGGAATTAGTTCAAGGCTATCACAGTTGGAATTATATTGCTACAATCTTGACAAATCTATTGGAGAAATGAGATCTGATTTAAATCGTGACCACGGTGAGCAAGATTCAAAGCTCAAATCTCTTGAAAAGCACCTTCAGGAA GTTCACAGGTCAGTACAAATTTTAAGAGACAAGCAAGAGTTAGCTGAGACTCAGAAAGAATTAGCCAAGCTTCAACTTGCTCAGAAAGAATCATCTTCCACAAGCCATTCACAGCCAAATGAGGACCGATCTGCACCTTCTACTGGAGATCCTAAAAAAACTGATAACGCATCTGATGCGAGCAACCAACAGTTAGCTCTTGCCTTGCCTCATCAAATTCCTCCTCAACCACAGCCTTCATTACCCTCAGCCCAAGCTCCACCACCAAACGTGACTCAAACCCCTCAACAATCTGCTTATTACATGCCACCTGCCCCTGCAGCTGCTCAGCTCCCGCAGAATCAGTATATGCCTTCTGATCAACAATACCGAACCCCCCAACTACAAGATATGTCTCGGGTGGCTCCTCAACAAACACCATCTCAAATAAACCCTCCCACGCCTGTGCAACAGTTTTCTCAGTATCAGCAGCAGCCGCAGTCACAGCAATGGCCTCAGCAGGTGCAACAATCCTCTATGCAACCTCAAATGAGACCCCCTTCATCAACTGGGTATCCTCCATACCAACCAAGCCAAGCAACAAATCCATCACCCACAGAAACACTGCCAAACAGCATGCCCATGCAAATGCCATATTCAGGAGTTCCACAATCAGGATCCAGCCGTGCTGATTCCATGCAATATGGATATGGTGGAGCTGGTAGAACAGTTCCACAGCAACCTCCACCTCAGCAAATCAAAGGCTCATTCCCTGCACAACCTGGTGACGTGTATGGAGCTAGCGGGACCCACCCGGCTAATGCATACATGATGTATGATGGTGGTGAGGGAGGAAGGACACACCATCCACCACCTCAACCCCCTCATTTTGCCCAAGGTGGATATCCTCCAACAAGTGCTTCGCTTCAGAACCCTAATCTCATGGTCCGAAATCCTAGTCAGTCACAGTTTGTACGCAACCATCCTTACAATGAGTT